The DNA sequence GACGCCCACGATCCGATCCAACCTGGCCGCGAGGCCGGCGTGGGTGAGCAGGGTCGTCGCGATCTTCACCGGCGAGTTGGTTGCCACGGCGAGCAGCTTCCCCTCATCGCGCAGCCGGTCGAGTACCCCCGCCGCGTCCGACTCCGTCTCTACGTGCTTCATGTACTCGGGAAACCGCTCCTCGTAGTACCGCGTCAGGTGCTCGATCGGCCAATCCGGGAAGAAACGGCGCCGGTCGGCTTCGACATCCTGACCCCATGTCGCCTGAAATTCCTCGCGCGTGAGAGGAGAGTCGCCGCGAGAGGCGAGTGCGTCGTTCAGGAGCATCCA is a window from the Candidatus Eisenbacteria bacterium genome containing:
- a CDS encoding HAD hydrolase-like protein yields the protein MSSRPEPVRPRLGSASLVDPFRLVAFDMDGVLVDSFTCWWMLLNDALASRGDSPLTREEFQATWGQDVEADRRRFFPDWPIEHLTRYYEERFPEYMKHVETESDAAGVLDRLRDEGKLLAVATNSPVKIATTLLTHAGLAARLDRIVGV